The Dromaius novaehollandiae isolate bDroNov1 chromosome 5, bDroNov1.hap1, whole genome shotgun sequence genome window below encodes:
- the ZFP36L1 gene encoding mRNA decay activator protein ZFP36L1, with protein MSTALVSPTIFDLSEVICKSNKMLNYSPPGVGGCLLDRKAVGTPAGGGFPRRHSVTLPNAKFHQNQLLGGLKGEPAPMLGPRESRFRDRSFSEGGERLLQQKQPGGQVNSSRYKTELCRPFEENGACKYGDKCQFAHGIHELRSLTRHPKYKTELCRTFHTIGFCPYGPRCHFIHNAEERRAVAGSREPAVADRPRLQHSFSFAGFPSTAAGGLLDSPTSITPPPILSADDLLGSPTLPDCASNPFTFSSQELVSLFAPSMGVQVPSGGSPTAFLFRPMSESPNMFDSPPSPQDSLSDQEGYLSSSSSSHSGSDSPVLDTSRRLPIFSRLSISDD; from the exons ATGTCCACAGCCCTGGTGTCGCCGACCATCTTCGACCTGAGCGAAGTTATATGCAAG AGCAACAAGATGCTGAACTACAGCCCGCCGGGGGTCGGGGGGTGCCTGCTGGACAGGAAGGCGGTGGGCACCCCGGCCGGCGGGGGCTTCCCCAGGCGGCACTCGGTCACCCTGCCCAACGCCAAGTTCCACCAGAACCAGCTCCTGGGCGGCCTCAAAGGGGAGCCCGCGCCCATGCTGGGCCCCCGGGAGAGCCGCTTCCGGGACCGCTCCTTCTCCGAAGGCGGCGAGcgcctgctgcagcagaagcagcccGGGGGACAGGTCAACTCCAGCCGCTACAAGACGGAGCTGTGCCGCCCCTTCGAGGAGAACGGCGCCTGCAAGTACGGCGACAAGTGCCAGTTCGCCCACGGCATCCACGAGCTGCGCAGCCTCACCCGCCACCCCAAGTACAAGACCGAGCTCTGCCGCACTTTCCACACCATCGGCTTCTGCCCCTACGGGCCGCGCTGCCACTTCATCCACAATGCGGAGGAGCGCCGCGCCGTGGCCGGCAGCCGGGAGCCCGCCGTCGCCGACAGACCCCGCCTTCAGCACAGCTTCAGCTTCGCCGGCTTCCCCAGCACtgctgccggggggctgctggACAGCCCCACCTCCATCACCCCGCCGCCCATCCTGAGCGCCGacgacctgctgggctcccccacCCTGCCTGACTGCGCCAGCAACCCCTTCACCTTCTCCAGCCAGGAGCTGGTCAGTCTGTTCGCCCCCAGCATGGGGGTGCAGGTGCCCAGCGGGGGCTCCCCCACCGCGTTCTTGTTCAGGCCCATGTCCGAGTCCCCCAACATGTTTGACTCGCCGCCCAGTCCTCAGGACTCCCTTTCCGACCAGGAGGGCTAtctgagcagctccagcagcagccacagcGGCTCGGATTCGCCTGTCCTGGACACCTCAAGGCGTCTTCCCATCTTCAGCAGACTCTCCATCTCCGACGACTAA